One Weissella ceti DNA window includes the following coding sequences:
- the accC gene encoding acetyl-CoA carboxylase biotin carboxylase subunit, producing MFKKVLVANRGEIAVRIIRTLKEMGIESVAIYSTADENALHVQLADEAIAVGEPQPQDSYLNMQNILSAALMTGAEAIHPGYGFLAENDLFAEMVTSVGIKWIGPSAEVIALMGNKANARAAMQEANVPVIPGSNGTVSTVEEAQAVAAKIGYPVLLKAAAGGGGKGIRLVDSPDLLAEAFVTGQGEAQASFGDNSMYVEKVLTNVRHIEMQVCRDQNGHAVYFPERNCSLQRHKQKLIEESPATAISDEQRAELGQITLNAVHAIDYENTGTIEFLQDDTGAFYFLEMNTRIQVEHPVTELVTGIDLIRLQIEVAAGEPLVWEQADIQLNGYAIECRINAEQPEKGFLPSAGPVQNLYLPTGGPNVRFDTALYPGDNVQPYYDAMILKVLVWGPTRELALIRMRRVLDEVIVDGLQTNVDFQRWLLDDPQVQAGTFNIAYVESEVMPRWQANVAK from the coding sequence ATGTTTAAGAAAGTGTTGGTTGCGAACCGTGGTGAAATTGCAGTCCGCATTATTCGAACATTAAAAGAAATGGGTATCGAGTCAGTTGCGATTTATTCAACGGCGGACGAAAATGCCTTACATGTGCAATTGGCAGACGAAGCAATTGCGGTTGGGGAGCCTCAACCGCAAGACAGTTACTTGAACATGCAAAATATTCTGAGTGCTGCTCTAATGACGGGTGCAGAAGCGATTCATCCAGGTTACGGCTTCTTAGCAGAAAATGATTTGTTTGCTGAAATGGTCACATCCGTAGGTATTAAATGGATTGGGCCTTCAGCTGAAGTGATTGCCTTGATGGGAAACAAAGCTAATGCGCGTGCAGCAATGCAAGAGGCCAATGTCCCTGTGATTCCAGGTTCAAATGGAACCGTCTCAACTGTTGAAGAAGCACAGGCGGTTGCGGCTAAAATTGGTTACCCAGTTTTATTGAAGGCAGCAGCCGGAGGTGGTGGAAAAGGGATTCGGCTTGTAGATTCCCCGGATTTGTTGGCTGAGGCTTTTGTGACTGGTCAAGGTGAAGCGCAAGCATCATTTGGGGATAACAGTATGTATGTGGAGAAGGTCCTAACGAATGTCCGTCATATTGAGATGCAAGTCTGTCGGGATCAAAATGGACACGCAGTTTACTTTCCAGAGCGTAACTGCTCTTTACAACGGCATAAACAAAAATTAATTGAAGAATCACCAGCAACGGCGATTAGTGATGAACAACGTGCTGAACTGGGGCAAATTACGCTTAATGCTGTCCATGCAATTGATTATGAAAATACTGGAACCATTGAATTTTTACAAGATGACACGGGTGCTTTTTACTTCCTAGAAATGAATACCCGTATTCAGGTAGAACATCCTGTAACAGAGTTAGTAACAGGTATTGATTTAATTCGATTGCAAATTGAAGTTGCAGCGGGTGAACCCTTGGTTTGGGAGCAAGCTGACATTCAATTAAATGGTTACGCCATTGAATGTCGAATTAATGCAGAACAACCTGAGAAAGGTTTCTTACCAAGTGCGGGACCTGTACAAAATCTGTACTTACCAACTGGAGGACCAAATGTACGTTTTGATACAGCTTTGTATCCTGGTGACAATGTGCAACCCTATTATGATGCGATGATTTTGAAAGTGCTAGTTTGGGGACCAACTCGTGAATTAGCGTTAATCCGTATGCGTCGGGTCTTGGATGAAGTCATCGTGGATGGTCTACAAACCAATGTTGATTTCCAACGTTGGTTATTAGACGACCCGCAAGTACAAGCGGGGACATTCAATATTGCTTACGTGGAATCTGAAGTGATGCCGCGTTGGCAAGCGAATGTCGCCAAATAA
- the fabZ gene encoding 3-hydroxyacyl-ACP dehydratase FabZ: MTTLDVQEIQNILPHRYPFLMVDRVTELEPGERAVAIKNVSINEEVFQGHFPGNPTFPGVMMLEALAQTGAIAILSMPEFAGKTAYLGGISKARFRQRVTPGDQLTLEVTLTRMRGAVGEGKGVVSVNGKKATTADLTFVIGE, from the coding sequence ATGACTACTTTAGATGTACAAGAAATTCAAAATATTTTGCCACATCGTTACCCATTTTTGATGGTTGATCGTGTGACAGAACTAGAACCAGGTGAACGTGCGGTAGCGATTAAGAATGTGTCAATTAATGAAGAAGTTTTTCAAGGACACTTTCCCGGTAATCCAACGTTTCCTGGTGTCATGATGTTAGAAGCATTGGCTCAAACAGGGGCCATTGCGATTCTTTCTATGCCAGAATTTGCTGGTAAGACGGCTTACTTAGGTGGTATTAGTAAGGCACGTTTTCGTCAACGCGTAACACCTGGTGATCAATTAACATTAGAAGTGACATTGACACGTATGCGTGGTGCTGTTGGTGAGGGTAAGGGCGTTGTATCTGTAAATGGTAAGAAAGCCACAACTGCTGACCTAACTTTTGTGATTGGAGAATAG
- a CDS encoding acetyl-CoA carboxylase biotin carboxyl carrier protein has product MDLTLTDVERLMTQFEQSDLREFHLNAAQVTLTLSKNEWHGNVGTSTMPQAQENMPQVPMVSQTDTVNESANNEELANIKAELVGTVHLQPSPDAEPFVTVGQTIQAGEQVAIIEAMKLMTPVISPISGTIQTICVTNNDVVAYNDVLFEVTPMEA; this is encoded by the coding sequence ATGGATTTAACACTAACAGATGTTGAGCGTTTAATGACGCAATTTGAACAAAGTGATTTACGTGAATTTCATTTGAATGCAGCGCAAGTTACGTTGACATTAAGTAAAAATGAATGGCATGGCAATGTGGGAACATCAACAATGCCACAAGCACAAGAAAATATGCCACAAGTGCCAATGGTTTCCCAGACTGATACGGTCAATGAATCGGCCAACAATGAAGAACTTGCCAATATTAAAGCTGAATTAGTGGGGACGGTTCATTTGCAACCAAGTCCAGATGCAGAACCATTTGTGACGGTTGGTCAAACAATTCAAGCTGGTGAACAAGTGGCGATTATTGAAGCAATGAAGCTGATGACCCCGGTTATTAGCCCAATCAGCGGAACAATTCAAACAATCTGTGTGACAAATAATGATGTTGTTGCTTATAACGATGTCCTATTTGAAGTCACACCAATGGAGGCATGA
- the fabF gene encoding beta-ketoacyl-ACP synthase II produces MSRVVITGMGALTPVGNNTADYLDNLFKGVSGIAKITKFDATAAGISVAGEVKDFDTNQRVGKREARKMDLFAQYGVHAAGEALEQAKLDMTDETIDARRVGVIMGNGIGGLTTIEEQVIKLHDKGPARVSPLFVPNSIPNMLSGNISIRYGAQGVNYVLSTACASATNAIGEAFWRIKDGRADVMITGGAEATINEMGISGFAALTALSTSDNPDASSRPFDANRDGFVMGEGAGVMILESLDHAQARGANILAEVIGYGANSDAYHLTSPTPDGTGPAAAMQLALEDANVSADMIDYMNAHGTGTNANDLAEANALVRVFGEQGVAVSSTKGMTGHLLGAAGAIEAIAAVGSLLRNEFPPNVGVTEQDPATLGAKLVTEPTPVENVQYTMSANYGFGGHNAALVFKKWEA; encoded by the coding sequence ATGTCACGAGTTGTAATTACAGGGATGGGTGCTTTGACACCTGTTGGAAATAATACAGCAGATTATTTAGATAATCTCTTTAAGGGTGTTAGTGGGATTGCCAAAATCACTAAATTTGATGCTACTGCAGCAGGTATTTCTGTTGCTGGTGAAGTCAAAGATTTTGATACCAACCAACGTGTTGGTAAACGTGAAGCCCGTAAGATGGACCTGTTCGCTCAATATGGTGTTCATGCTGCGGGTGAAGCTCTTGAGCAAGCTAAACTAGATATGACCGATGAAACAATCGACGCACGTCGTGTTGGGGTCATCATGGGAAATGGAATTGGTGGACTAACAACCATTGAAGAACAAGTTATTAAGTTACATGATAAAGGGCCGGCACGTGTAAGTCCGTTATTTGTACCAAATTCGATTCCCAACATGTTATCAGGTAACATTTCAATTCGTTATGGGGCGCAAGGTGTTAACTATGTCTTATCAACCGCCTGCGCCTCTGCCACAAATGCGATCGGTGAAGCCTTTTGGCGTATCAAGGATGGCCGTGCAGACGTCATGATTACAGGTGGTGCGGAAGCGACTATTAATGAAATGGGGATTTCAGGTTTTGCTGCGTTGACAGCTTTGTCAACAAGTGACAATCCTGATGCGTCTTCACGTCCATTTGATGCCAATCGCGATGGTTTCGTGATGGGAGAAGGAGCGGGCGTGATGATTCTAGAATCACTAGATCATGCACAAGCTCGTGGCGCTAACATCTTGGCAGAAGTGATTGGTTATGGTGCTAATTCAGATGCCTACCACTTAACAAGTCCAACGCCAGATGGTACTGGTCCAGCGGCAGCGATGCAATTAGCGTTAGAAGACGCAAACGTGTCAGCCGATATGATTGATTACATGAATGCCCATGGAACAGGAACCAATGCGAATGACTTAGCTGAAGCTAATGCATTGGTACGTGTGTTTGGGGAACAAGGTGTTGCCGTGTCTTCAACTAAGGGGATGACTGGTCACTTATTAGGGGCCGCTGGTGCCATCGAAGCGATTGCAGCGGTTGGTAGCTTATTACGTAATGAATTCCCACCTAATGTGGGGGTAACAGAACAAGATCCAGCAACCCTAGGGGCTAAGTTAGTCACTGAACCAACGCCTGTTGAAAACGTGCAATACACAATGTCTGCAAATTATGGCTTTGGTGGTCATAATGCAGCATTGGTCTTTAAAAAGTGGGAGGCCTAA
- the fabG gene encoding 3-oxoacyl-ACP reductase FabG translates to MQLTDKTVLITGSTRGIGLAVAKRLSQAGARIILHGRKMPSATLLSEFPENTLVMTGDIADQASIKAAIDELYANDVEIDVLINNAGIVADSLMVRLPTDDIDRVIDTNLKGTFYVTQPIFKHMMHQRAGVIINMASVVGLMGNVGQTNYAAAKAGMIGLTKSLAREGAMRGVRVNAIAPGMVVSDMTDQLPEKHKEVLLDEIPLHRFGAPDEIALTTQFLIENDYITGQTITVDGGLHI, encoded by the coding sequence ATGCAACTAACTGATAAAACAGTTTTGATTACTGGATCTACTCGTGGAATTGGCTTAGCGGTGGCTAAGCGTTTAAGTCAAGCAGGGGCACGAATCATTTTACATGGCCGTAAGATGCCAAGTGCCACTTTATTGAGTGAATTTCCTGAAAATACATTAGTAATGACAGGTGATATTGCAGATCAAGCTAGTATTAAAGCAGCAATTGATGAACTGTATGCAAATGACGTTGAAATTGATGTTTTGATCAATAACGCTGGGATTGTTGCAGATAGCTTAATGGTGCGACTACCCACAGATGATATTGATCGTGTAATTGATACCAATCTAAAGGGAACGTTCTATGTTACACAACCCATCTTTAAGCACATGATGCATCAACGTGCTGGTGTCATTATTAACATGGCTTCGGTTGTTGGACTAATGGGCAATGTTGGCCAAACGAATTATGCGGCGGCAAAGGCTGGAATGATCGGTTTGACGAAATCTTTGGCGCGTGAAGGCGCTATGCGTGGTGTGCGTGTAAATGCAATTGCCCCAGGAATGGTTGTCTCAGACATGACTGATCAACTGCCTGAAAAGCACAAGGAAGTCTTGTTAGACGAAATTCCATTGCATCGTTTTGGTGCACCAGACGAAATTGCGTTAACAACCCAGTTCTTGATTGAAAATGACTACATCACAGGACAAACAATCACGGTTGATGGTGGATTACACATCTAG
- a CDS encoding ACP S-malonyltransferase: protein MKTTLLLGGQGAAMPTLGVDLYENESVYKQVIDQASIVLGYDLYKVVLTDAEKLKQTAYAQVAIFAHEMGIYTLVKDQLEEPVSLLGLSLGEYTALTIAGVFEFDDAVRLLQKRGHYMQIASEQEETQMMAVLGKDQAQILAAITAMQAQDVPVYLANYNTMKQIVVGGTEKALQAFSEYVQTQTKVRCISLPVAGAFHTPYMGSAALALREDLLSVVQRTPMYPVYSNTTKQPFELSVTTTLTTQMTTPTFFAEAFKNLTADTQPDRVIEIGPDGTLLKFAQQLHPDISGLSLSDWASVQQFKEQ, encoded by the coding sequence ATGAAAACAACATTATTGTTAGGTGGCCAAGGGGCAGCAATGCCAACATTAGGTGTTGACCTATATGAAAATGAATCTGTTTATAAACAAGTCATTGATCAAGCCAGCATAGTATTGGGATATGACTTATACAAAGTTGTTCTAACCGACGCAGAAAAGTTAAAACAAACAGCATATGCGCAAGTTGCTATTTTTGCTCATGAAATGGGAATTTATACCCTTGTTAAGGATCAATTAGAGGAACCTGTGAGTTTACTTGGTTTGAGTCTAGGGGAATATACGGCATTAACAATTGCCGGTGTGTTTGAGTTCGATGATGCCGTACGTTTGTTACAAAAGCGGGGGCACTACATGCAAATTGCCAGTGAGCAAGAAGAAACACAAATGATGGCTGTCTTAGGAAAAGATCAAGCCCAAATTTTGGCCGCGATTACAGCTATGCAAGCGCAAGATGTACCAGTGTATTTGGCTAACTACAATACCATGAAACAAATTGTTGTTGGTGGGACGGAAAAAGCGCTACAAGCTTTTAGTGAATATGTGCAAACACAAACTAAAGTACGCTGTATTAGCCTACCCGTTGCAGGAGCGTTTCATACACCATACATGGGTAGCGCAGCATTAGCGCTTCGTGAAGACTTGCTGAGTGTTGTGCAACGGACACCAATGTATCCAGTGTACTCAAATACAACGAAACAACCGTTCGAATTGAGTGTCACAACAACATTGACGACGCAAATGACAACACCGACTTTCTTTGCAGAAGCATTTAAGAATTTAACCGCTGATACACAACCAGACCGGGTCATTGAAATTGGCCCAGATGGGACATTGCTGAAGTTTGCACAACAATTACATCCTGACATATCAGGACTATCATTGTCAGACTGGGCAAGTGTGCAGCAATTTAAGGAGCAATAA
- a CDS encoding DUF561 domain-containing protein, whose translation MQVELDNPLFQKLGMRYPIIQGGMAWAGTGRLAGAVSEAGGLGIIGTGYWRAEQVRAEIHRAREVTNRPFGVNVMLMSRHIREVFDVVIEEGVQVVATGAGDPSPFLEELHSHGIIVMPVVPSVGLARMMEKKGVDAVVAEGAESGGHIGSLSTITLVPQVVDAVNIPVIAAGGIADGRGAAAAVALGASGIQMGTRFLASEESEIHENFKAAVLKANDIDTVVTGELLGNRARVLKTKMAKRFIKQERFEITQPKPDAQAIEDLENGSLRRAVVDGNKDEGAFMAGQISGMIDSIKPVKDILSETWQDASGILTKYSKD comes from the coding sequence ATGCAAGTAGAATTAGACAACCCGCTATTTCAGAAGTTAGGTATGCGTTACCCAATTATTCAAGGTGGAATGGCTTGGGCCGGAACTGGTCGTTTGGCTGGAGCAGTGTCCGAAGCAGGGGGCTTAGGAATTATTGGTACAGGGTATTGGCGCGCTGAACAAGTGCGTGCCGAAATTCATCGCGCACGTGAAGTAACCAACCGCCCATTTGGGGTAAATGTTATGTTGATGTCACGTCACATTCGAGAAGTTTTTGACGTGGTGATTGAAGAAGGTGTGCAAGTCGTTGCGACTGGTGCTGGAGATCCATCCCCATTCCTTGAAGAACTACATTCACATGGCATTATTGTCATGCCTGTTGTCCCTTCAGTCGGGCTTGCTCGTATGATGGAAAAAAAGGGTGTGGATGCCGTTGTTGCTGAAGGTGCTGAATCGGGTGGACACATTGGTAGTCTGTCAACCATAACATTAGTGCCACAAGTAGTCGATGCTGTGAATATCCCAGTCATTGCAGCTGGTGGAATTGCGGATGGGCGTGGAGCAGCAGCAGCAGTCGCCTTAGGTGCTAGTGGTATCCAAATGGGAACTCGTTTCTTGGCCTCTGAAGAATCTGAAATTCACGAAAACTTTAAAGCTGCCGTCTTAAAGGCGAATGATATTGACACAGTTGTCACTGGTGAATTATTAGGAAACCGTGCCCGTGTGTTGAAGACCAAGATGGCAAAGCGATTCATTAAACAAGAACGTTTTGAAATTACTCAACCTAAGCCCGATGCACAAGCCATCGAAGACTTAGAAAACGGGTCATTACGTCGAGCAGTTGTTGATGGTAACAAAGATGAGGGAGCCTTCATGGCTGGCCAAATCTCGGGCATGATTGATTCAATTAAGCCGGTGAAAGATATTTTGTCAGAAACATGGCAAGATGCGAGCGGGATTTTAACGAAGTATTCAAAGGATTAA